Proteins found in one Aneurinibacillus uraniidurans genomic segment:
- a CDS encoding MtnX-like HAD-IB family phosphatase: MSKKIVIFCDFDGTITEKDNIIDIMAEFAPPEWKSIVDDMFAKKQSLRAGVHALFALISSEKRQEMTDFVLQRAVVRPGFGEFVDFCHTHEIELLVTSNGIDFFIEPILAPYADRIPKIYCNKADFTGEYVNIIYPYTCDEHCDVDCGMCKTTVNRSYRSDDYFKVVIGDSITDLEGAKIADAVIARAYLEEKCEELGIAYDRFADFYDCIDALKRLHVKTEGAS; the protein is encoded by the coding sequence ATGAGTAAAAAAATTGTGATCTTTTGCGACTTTGACGGCACGATTACTGAGAAAGACAACATTATTGATATCATGGCTGAATTCGCTCCGCCAGAATGGAAAAGTATCGTAGATGATATGTTTGCTAAAAAACAAAGTCTGCGTGCTGGCGTCCATGCGCTTTTCGCTCTGATCTCCAGTGAGAAGCGTCAGGAGATGACTGACTTCGTATTACAGCGCGCCGTCGTTCGACCTGGTTTCGGAGAATTCGTCGACTTCTGTCATACGCATGAAATCGAACTGCTTGTGACAAGCAACGGCATCGACTTCTTCATTGAACCGATTCTTGCTCCGTATGCAGATCGTATTCCGAAAATTTATTGCAATAAGGCAGACTTCACAGGCGAATATGTTAACATCATCTATCCATATACATGTGATGAGCACTGTGATGTGGACTGCGGCATGTGTAAAACAACTGTGAATCGCAGCTATCGTAGCGATGACTATTTCAAAGTCGTGATCGGAGACAGCATTACCGACCTAGAAGGGGCAAAAATTGCTGATGCGGTGATCGCTCGTGCGTATCTGGAAGAAAAGTGCGAAGAGCTTGGTATTGCATACGACCGCTTTGCTGATTTTTATGACTGTATCGACGCACTGAAACGACTTCACGTAAAAACGGAGGGAGCATCATGA
- a CDS encoding helix-turn-helix transcriptional regulator yields MENHIRELRKAKGISQDELARLCSVSRQTINAIENNKYDPTLKLAFELAHTLAVTVDDLFIPER; encoded by the coding sequence ATGGAGAACCACATTCGTGAACTTCGCAAAGCAAAAGGAATCTCACAAGATGAGTTAGCGCGACTTTGCAGCGTCTCTCGCCAAACCATTAACGCAATTGAAAACAATAAGTATGACCCGACGCTAAAACTAGCTTTTGAATTGGCTCATACACTCGCCGTGACAGTCGATGATTTATTTATTCCAGAAAGATAA
- a CDS encoding glutamate synthase-related protein, which produces MKRADFGNFRNHLAEEHDSCGIVAIIEKNGQPHRDNISKIIDALIKMEHRSGFIDGEGDGCGIVGDIPRQLWAKKLAAADKSAELAYSSSFAVGHIFIPTTGHNVEDVKAGIRAMFASASLTIELEQVSAVNSHVLGKNGRADEPVFWQIACQYTGANKIENELFELLITIEETYNVHVASLSNYSASYKVMGAANILPEYFQDIQQPEFASSVTIGHNRYSTNTLSNFFRVQPFTILGHNGEINTIRKLENEAEMLGVSLVESGSDSQNMNRTVESLIHRYGLSLFEAMEMIFPPIINEMKNLRPELQDLYVYYRQTWGHYAQGPAGIISRYGNECIFSVDALGLRPVWMVESETSLYFSSEQGVIPVYEMVSEPKALAPGEKVGIQLNPGQPITVLSHSDVQNSILERSGKRADFTGFRAQLSFPKIAKAKAPFDVLESVNNQQYAAFGWEREHIQLAEQMSTNGAEPIRSLGHDAPLAAISSARQNLADFIKESVAVVTNPAIDREREIEHFSTRMVLGGRPDLFPQNGTLTASIEVPSPLLLEGTEMQELADKLNTVSVEQLMEHFGDHEHILPVFFTAGETIPQALDRIATSAIQSAQMGARVILLDDSASHQDEQYWIDPHLVISKVDQALKTAPSTSGNLRRQVSLVLRSAAIRNLHDLAIAFGLGADAVSPYLLFTVAYAKGEVQAVENLYSTLTKGLEKVISTIGIHELRGYARLFSSIGLHTEVADVLGIVNFCGSNTSGTSFADLEADSKARYEEFGTDEARPAKVFHMWPRVWKSIGEVASGSLPYREFADKLIELEKENPLSIRHLADFAIEKAEKSVDSTTVDTTIGEHSLPFLISSMSFGSQNETAFRAYAEAADQLNMISLNGEGGEIKDMLGKYPRTRGQQIASGRFGVNVELANSTNLLEIKIGQGAKPGEGGHLPGRKVTAKVAAARNATLGSDLISPSNNHDIYSIEDLAQIVTELKTANHQAKVCIKVPIVPNIGTIAVGVAKAGADYITLSGFDGGTGAARVHAIQHVGLPVEIGVKAAHTALIEAGLRDQVELWADGGVKGAHDVAKLILLGANRVGFGTLAMLAVGCTTCRGCHLDTCHVGIATQIESVEEAQEHGLRRFVPRVFDVAVGNLKRLFTSIGEELCAITAELGFDRVQDMVGRADMLVQTHGLAQMDLSAMLTSAPFAPAEPIEARVLVAPNGEIIEEEDSYASPNAPINETFTNVLSDQRVLGSRYSGARVKPYLDGSYVNLPEVSLTFANGCVPGNGLAAFNAEGVSIRVQGGAQDGVGKTGFGGRVAIMKSPNTRGEFINGSVGKSFCYGAQKGLYIVQGNADARACIRLSGADVIIGGELKQPLNDAAGGIGARANIKGFAFEYMTNGRALVMGDPGPWMCSGMTGGTVYLRIQPELGLDEAAIKRRLAKAAKVTIQPLNAKGQEDVAYLLGEYIAELEASGQPEKAADIARLLANASEHFMMLTPVKEQADPSIATE; this is translated from the coding sequence ATGAAGAGAGCAGATTTCGGTAATTTTCGCAATCATCTGGCTGAAGAACATGATAGCTGTGGGATTGTCGCCATTATTGAGAAGAACGGACAACCGCATCGTGATAATATTTCTAAGATCATCGATGCGCTAATTAAGATGGAACACCGTTCCGGTTTTATCGACGGTGAAGGTGATGGTTGCGGGATTGTCGGTGATATCCCACGCCAGTTGTGGGCGAAGAAGCTTGCCGCTGCCGACAAATCAGCCGAGTTAGCTTACTCTTCTTCCTTTGCTGTAGGTCATATCTTCATTCCGACTACAGGACATAATGTAGAAGACGTGAAAGCAGGCATTCGTGCCATGTTTGCATCTGCTTCGCTTACCATCGAACTTGAACAAGTGAGTGCAGTGAACAGCCATGTACTTGGCAAGAATGGTCGAGCAGACGAACCTGTATTCTGGCAGATCGCATGCCAATACACAGGAGCAAATAAAATCGAAAACGAACTGTTTGAGCTGCTCATCACGATTGAAGAAACCTACAACGTACATGTTGCTTCCTTAAGCAACTACTCAGCTTCCTATAAAGTCATGGGAGCAGCAAACATTTTGCCAGAATATTTCCAAGATATTCAACAGCCAGAGTTTGCTTCTTCTGTTACGATCGGACATAATCGCTACTCTACCAATACATTATCTAACTTCTTCCGTGTGCAGCCATTTACAATTCTCGGCCATAACGGAGAAATCAATACGATCCGCAAACTTGAAAATGAAGCAGAAATGCTTGGCGTTAGCCTCGTAGAAAGCGGAAGTGATTCACAAAACATGAACCGTACTGTAGAATCACTCATTCACCGCTATGGTCTTTCCTTATTCGAGGCGATGGAAATGATCTTCCCGCCAATTATTAATGAAATGAAAAACCTGCGTCCAGAACTGCAGGATTTATATGTATACTACCGTCAGACATGGGGGCATTATGCACAAGGCCCAGCTGGAATCATCTCCCGCTACGGCAATGAATGTATTTTCAGTGTCGATGCACTCGGACTGCGTCCAGTATGGATGGTTGAAAGCGAAACATCCTTATATTTCTCTTCTGAACAGGGCGTAATCCCGGTTTATGAAATGGTAAGTGAACCAAAAGCGCTGGCTCCGGGTGAGAAAGTCGGCATACAACTGAATCCAGGACAGCCGATTACCGTTCTCTCTCACAGCGATGTACAAAATAGCATTCTAGAACGATCCGGGAAACGCGCAGATTTTACAGGCTTCCGCGCACAACTTTCATTCCCGAAAATAGCTAAAGCAAAGGCACCATTTGATGTTCTTGAATCTGTAAACAATCAACAGTATGCAGCATTTGGTTGGGAGCGCGAGCACATTCAACTCGCTGAACAAATGTCTACTAACGGTGCCGAACCCATTCGTTCTCTCGGTCATGATGCACCGCTTGCAGCCATTTCTAGTGCACGTCAGAATCTGGCTGACTTCATTAAAGAGAGTGTAGCAGTCGTTACCAATCCAGCGATTGACCGTGAACGTGAGATTGAGCATTTCTCGACACGTATGGTACTTGGTGGACGTCCTGATCTGTTCCCGCAAAACGGAACGCTCACTGCCAGCATTGAAGTTCCATCTCCGCTCCTGCTTGAAGGTACAGAAATGCAAGAACTTGCTGATAAGCTGAATACCGTTTCTGTTGAACAATTAATGGAACATTTCGGTGACCATGAGCATATCCTTCCAGTGTTTTTCACAGCAGGCGAAACAATTCCGCAAGCACTCGACCGGATTGCAACCAGTGCGATACAATCCGCACAAATGGGCGCTCGTGTCATTTTACTTGATGATAGTGCTTCTCATCAGGATGAACAGTATTGGATTGATCCACATCTGGTCATCTCCAAAGTAGATCAGGCACTCAAAACAGCTCCATCCACATCTGGCAATTTACGTCGTCAGGTAAGTCTTGTACTTCGTTCTGCTGCGATTCGCAATCTGCATGACCTTGCAATTGCATTTGGTCTAGGAGCTGATGCGGTATCTCCGTACCTCCTGTTTACTGTTGCATATGCAAAAGGAGAAGTACAAGCGGTAGAGAATCTGTATAGCACGCTGACGAAAGGTCTTGAAAAAGTTATTTCAACGATCGGAATTCATGAACTTCGTGGCTATGCCCGCCTGTTCTCCTCCATCGGTCTGCATACAGAAGTGGCGGACGTACTAGGTATCGTAAACTTCTGCGGCAGCAATACATCCGGTACATCATTTGCCGACCTGGAAGCAGACAGCAAAGCACGTTACGAAGAATTCGGCACAGACGAGGCACGACCAGCGAAGGTTTTCCATATGTGGCCGCGCGTCTGGAAATCAATCGGGGAAGTAGCATCCGGTAGCCTTCCATACCGCGAATTCGCTGATAAATTGATCGAGCTGGAAAAAGAAAATCCGCTCTCGATTCGTCATTTAGCCGACTTTGCTATAGAAAAAGCAGAAAAATCCGTCGACTCAACAACGGTAGATACTACGATCGGTGAACACAGTCTGCCGTTCCTCATCTCTTCGATGTCGTTCGGTTCACAAAACGAAACGGCATTCCGCGCTTATGCCGAAGCAGCTGACCAATTAAATATGATCAGCCTCAACGGTGAGGGCGGTGAAATTAAAGATATGCTGGGCAAATATCCACGAACACGCGGACAACAGATTGCATCCGGACGCTTCGGGGTAAACGTCGAGCTTGCTAACTCGACCAACTTGCTTGAGATCAAAATCGGTCAAGGGGCAAAACCAGGTGAAGGCGGTCACTTACCGGGCAGAAAAGTAACAGCAAAAGTTGCCGCAGCTCGTAACGCTACACTCGGTTCTGACTTGATCTCTCCGTCGAATAACCACGATATTTATTCGATCGAAGATCTGGCACAAATTGTAACTGAATTAAAAACAGCGAACCACCAGGCTAAAGTCTGTATCAAAGTACCGATTGTACCAAACATCGGAACCATCGCAGTCGGCGTTGCCAAAGCAGGTGCAGACTACATCACACTCAGCGGATTCGATGGTGGTACCGGGGCAGCCCGTGTCCACGCCATTCAACACGTAGGTCTGCCGGTTGAGATCGGCGTAAAAGCAGCACATACTGCTCTGATCGAAGCCGGATTACGCGATCAAGTAGAACTGTGGGCAGATGGCGGTGTGAAAGGTGCACACGATGTAGCAAAACTGATCTTACTCGGTGCCAACCGCGTTGGCTTCGGTACACTGGCTATGCTGGCTGTTGGCTGTACAACATGCCGCGGTTGTCACCTCGATACTTGTCATGTCGGGATCGCAACACAGATCGAGTCCGTAGAAGAAGCGCAAGAGCACGGCCTGCGTCGATTCGTACCGCGTGTATTTGACGTAGCAGTCGGAAATCTGAAACGCCTATTTACATCAATTGGTGAAGAACTTTGTGCGATTACAGCTGAACTTGGCTTCGACCGTGTACAGGATATGGTTGGTCGTGCAGATATGCTGGTACAAACTCATGGTCTGGCGCAGATGGACCTGTCCGCTATGCTGACAAGCGCTCCATTCGCTCCTGCTGAACCAATTGAAGCTCGTGTACTCGTTGCGCCGAATGGTGAAATTATCGAAGAAGAGGACAGCTACGCCTCACCAAATGCACCGATCAACGAGACGTTCACAAACGTATTAAGTGATCAGCGTGTGCTCGGAAGCCGTTATTCCGGTGCCCGTGTCAAACCATACCTGGATGGCAGCTATGTAAATCTGCCGGAAGTCTCGCTCACATTTGCAAATGGCTGTGTACCAGGCAATGGTCTCGCAGCTTTCAATGCAGAAGGTGTATCCATCCGCGTACAGGGCGGTGCACAAGATGGCGTCGGTAAAACTGGATTCGGTGGACGTGTGGCGATTATGAAATCACCAAATACACGCGGCGAATTCATCAACGGCTCCGTGGGCAAAAGCTTCTGCTATGGCGCACAAAAAGGTTTGTACATTGTACAGGGTAACGCAGATGCACGCGCCTGCATTCGTCTCTCTGGAGCCGATGTCATTATCGGTGGAGAATTAAAACAACCATTAAATGATGCAGCTGGCGGTATTGGCGCACGCGCCAATATCAAAGGTTTTGCGTTTGAATATATGACCAATGGCCGCGCACTCGTAATGGGTGATCCAGGTCCATGGATGTGCTCTGGTATGACTGGCGGTACTGTATACCTTCGCATCCAGCCAGAATTAGGCCTCGACGAAGCAGCCATTAAACGTCGTCTGGCTAAAGCGGCTAAAGTAACGATCCAGCCGCTGAATGCAAAAGGCCAAGAAGACGTAGCTTACTTGCTTGGCGAATATATCGCAGAGCTTGAAGCAAGCGGACAGCCAGAAAAAGCAGCAGACATCGCACGCCTGCTTGCAAATGCAAGCGAGCACTTTATGATGCTGACGCCAGTGAAAGAACAGGCTGATCCATCGATTGCTACTGAATAA
- a CDS encoding methylthioribulose 1-phosphate dehydratase — MSTFTHEARQLAFQQLDQAKLTFAARGWFPGTSGNLSVKISSSPLLVAVTASGKDKTLSTPNDYLVVDAENKPYETTSLKPSAETQIHTAIYRNIPKAGAVFHVHTIANNLISELYGDVGYVTLRDQELIKGLGIWEEGAEIRIPIVENYADIPKLANAVENVLDPRIPGVLIRNHGIYAWGGNDFEAKRHLESFEFLFSYHLQWLQVRHLAVQA; from the coding sequence ATGAGCACATTCACACATGAAGCCCGCCAACTTGCATTTCAACAGTTGGATCAGGCCAAACTTACCTTCGCCGCCCGAGGCTGGTTCCCCGGTACAAGTGGCAATCTATCAGTCAAAATCAGCTCTTCTCCCCTGCTAGTTGCCGTAACAGCCAGCGGAAAGGATAAAACCCTCTCGACGCCAAATGATTACCTTGTCGTCGATGCTGAAAACAAGCCGTACGAAACGACGTCGCTTAAACCGTCGGCTGAAACACAAATTCATACCGCAATCTATCGTAACATTCCGAAAGCAGGAGCTGTATTCCATGTTCATACGATTGCAAACAATCTCATCTCTGAGCTATACGGCGATGTCGGCTATGTAACCTTGCGTGATCAGGAGCTGATCAAAGGTCTCGGAATTTGGGAAGAAGGTGCCGAGATTCGCATCCCGATCGTCGAAAACTATGCGGATATCCCAAAACTTGCGAATGCTGTGGAAAATGTTCTCGATCCACGCATCCCTGGAGTCTTAATTCGCAACCATGGCATTTATGCCTGGGGCGGCAATGACTTCGAAGCAAAACGTCACCTTGAATCATTTGAATTTTTGTTCTCGTATCATCTTCAGTGGCTGCAAGTGCGCCACTTAGCCGTACAGGCATAA
- a CDS encoding FUSC family protein has translation MRVGARIIKTAIALIVALFVCNWFELKPPALAAIAATLSIQPTLYRTWKQLREQLEANAIGAVLGVAAAYYLGSEPIIVGVVVMIVILINLRLKLEESLVLSIVTVVSVMETQTGNDLMFAWNRFSLTVIGIFSAALVNAVFLPPRYEKRLLDEVTKLSEKFSLLMRTLIHNEMEEKAFRTEKIKIKTGFKSVETLYDLYTEEVTRFRKVTYSSSKKLVIFRQMLVVLYKEMDMLRTFERHIYSSFETDHHLFPLIQKQIEELTTYHQDILMLYEGVLKPRDTGQMPEPIYEENQRLLHEFMSLYPKVKHTPEEEDDGHWLHLFPVVSEMLEYANQLEHLNKLVYAYHTHTGEEN, from the coding sequence ATGCGAGTCGGAGCCCGTATTATCAAAACAGCCATTGCCCTCATCGTCGCTCTGTTCGTCTGCAACTGGTTCGAACTAAAGCCACCAGCCCTTGCTGCAATTGCTGCTACGCTCAGTATTCAGCCGACACTGTACCGCACCTGGAAGCAATTACGTGAACAGTTAGAAGCAAATGCAATCGGAGCTGTGCTCGGTGTGGCTGCTGCGTATTATCTAGGGTCAGAACCGATCATTGTCGGTGTCGTCGTCATGATCGTCATTCTGATTAATTTACGCTTAAAACTCGAAGAGAGTCTTGTTCTTAGTATCGTAACGGTTGTATCTGTTATGGAGACACAGACAGGCAACGATTTGATGTTTGCCTGGAACCGTTTTTCTCTAACTGTCATCGGGATTTTCTCTGCGGCACTCGTGAATGCCGTATTCTTGCCACCTCGCTATGAGAAGCGCCTGCTTGACGAGGTAACAAAACTAAGTGAGAAATTCTCCTTGCTTATGCGAACACTGATCCATAATGAAATGGAAGAAAAAGCGTTCCGGACGGAAAAAATCAAGATTAAAACAGGATTTAAAAGCGTAGAAACACTATATGACTTATACACAGAAGAAGTAACTCGCTTCCGCAAAGTTACATATTCTAGCAGCAAAAAACTGGTCATATTCCGACAGATGCTGGTCGTACTCTATAAGGAAATGGATATGCTTCGCACCTTTGAACGGCATATTTATTCTTCCTTCGAGACGGATCATCATTTGTTCCCACTCATCCAGAAACAGATTGAAGAATTAACTACGTATCACCAGGACATTCTCATGCTGTATGAGGGAGTACTCAAGCCGCGTGATACCGGTCAGATGCCAGAGCCCATTTATGAAGAAAACCAACGTCTCCTGCATGAATTCATGTCCCTCTATCCAAAAGTTAAACATACACCTGAGGAAGAAGATGACGGACACTGGCTCCATTTGTTCCCGGTCGTATCCGAGATGCTCGAGTATGCCAATCAACTCGAACATTTAAACAAGCTTGTATACGCGTATCACACACATACCGGGGAAGAAAATTAA
- a CDS encoding multicopper oxidase family protein, giving the protein MKRFSSTTRMWLGAALCAVLIAVGGYWMYMYTAKSGGMPEEGMDMSGTHASAHSESGEHEGMEHVTPCTEFVPDTVKRPIKEFTLVAQTKTIQLASGEKVEVMTYNGTVPGPELRVQVGDRVRVHLKNEMKESTAIHWHGVELPCSQDGVAGITQDAVKQGESYTYEFVAQRAGTFWYHSHQYSAEQAKKGLAGKLIIEPKERKYDRDYAVMLLKLLDTYYMVDGKEKVQTFAAKPGEMVRVRLINADNFTHNMTVVGAPYQLLSIDGFDLNEPTKIENKLVAIGAGQRMDFLFRMPASGSVQVVSGDTEEKARQLLRMNFGSGEGNAGPPAEKIASYPVVDIYAYGKPKADALSTIKPTRSYDMTLGDAIVKDENGNPKLVYTINGKAGMDIPHLMVRKGDVVKMTFRNPSKLDHPMHLHGHAFKVLTRNGKPISGSPLYMDNILVRPGETYEIMLKAENPGLWMLHCHNLPHATYGMSTMMNYEGVSTPYRVGGKSGNFPD; this is encoded by the coding sequence ATGAAACGATTCAGCAGCACAACACGCATGTGGCTAGGCGCTGCTTTATGTGCTGTCCTGATTGCTGTCGGTGGATACTGGATGTACATGTACACAGCCAAGTCCGGTGGAATGCCAGAAGAAGGCATGGACATGTCGGGTACACACGCGTCAGCACATTCAGAGAGTGGAGAGCATGAAGGGATGGAGCACGTTACACCGTGTACAGAATTTGTGCCGGATACCGTGAAGCGTCCGATAAAAGAATTTACACTGGTCGCGCAGACAAAGACCATTCAGCTTGCTTCCGGTGAAAAAGTAGAAGTGATGACGTACAATGGCACAGTTCCTGGACCGGAGTTACGTGTACAGGTGGGGGATCGTGTTCGCGTTCATCTGAAAAATGAAATGAAAGAATCAACAGCGATTCACTGGCATGGTGTAGAACTTCCATGCTCTCAGGATGGGGTAGCAGGCATTACACAGGATGCAGTGAAGCAAGGAGAGAGTTACACATACGAGTTTGTCGCGCAACGTGCCGGAACATTCTGGTATCATTCGCATCAGTATAGTGCTGAACAGGCAAAAAAAGGGTTGGCAGGCAAGTTAATCATCGAGCCAAAAGAAAGGAAATATGACCGTGATTATGCGGTCATGCTGCTAAAGCTTTTAGATACGTACTACATGGTAGATGGAAAAGAAAAAGTTCAGACATTTGCGGCGAAGCCAGGTGAAATGGTTCGTGTTCGTCTCATCAATGCCGATAATTTCACACATAACATGACAGTCGTTGGTGCTCCGTATCAGCTTCTTTCCATTGATGGGTTCGACTTGAATGAACCAACCAAAATTGAAAATAAGCTGGTTGCCATTGGTGCAGGCCAGCGAATGGACTTCTTGTTTCGCATGCCAGCTAGTGGGTCTGTACAAGTCGTAAGCGGAGATACGGAAGAGAAAGCGCGGCAGTTGCTGCGCATGAATTTTGGTAGTGGTGAGGGAAATGCAGGACCTCCTGCGGAGAAGATTGCCTCATACCCGGTGGTTGATATTTATGCATATGGAAAACCAAAAGCCGATGCGCTCTCCACAATCAAGCCCACCCGCTCGTATGATATGACGCTAGGAGATGCGATCGTAAAAGATGAGAACGGCAATCCGAAGCTTGTGTATACAATCAACGGGAAGGCGGGTATGGACATTCCGCATCTGATGGTGAGAAAAGGCGATGTAGTTAAAATGACATTCCGCAATCCGAGTAAGCTTGACCATCCGATGCATCTACATGGCCATGCATTCAAAGTATTAACCCGGAACGGGAAGCCAATCAGCGGAAGCCCGTTGTATATGGATAATATCCTCGTACGTCCGGGTGAAACGTATGAAATTATGCTCAAAGCGGAAAATCCAGGTCTATGGATGTTGCACTGCCACAACCTGCCGCATGCCACATACGGCATGAGTACGATGATGAACTATGAAGGGGTCAGTACTCCATATCGTGTCGGCGGAAAATCGGGTAACTTCCCGGATTAA
- a CDS encoding 2,3-diketo-5-methylthiopentyl-1-phosphate enolase produces the protein MSEFITVTYQTEGKDLYKKAQGIAVGMTVGSWTDLPLARQELLAPYLGSVADVQIEREVNGIQQGTIAINYPAGNITADIPALLTTVFGKLSMDGKIKLLDIEFPPSLLAQFPGPKFGITGIREKLGVYDRPLLMSIFKSCLGLPLEDLETQFAAQIEGGVDLVKDDEIFFVDDRAPLKERLAAYNRIIEQAGRPVLYAANLTGPVHEIVDRAKYAIENGANCLLLNVLPYGFEILHRLAADPDITVPLMAHPSLAGAFYQAADYGIASPLLLGKLNRLAGADFILYPSPYGSVALEREEALAIADHARTKQSAGAPAFPVPSAGIHPGLVPQLYEDFGTDVIINAGGGVHGHPNGAADGGRAFRAAIDAVVNGQTLREAAANNAPLAVALDKWGGA, from the coding sequence ATGAGTGAATTCATTACGGTAACGTATCAGACAGAAGGTAAAGATTTATATAAAAAAGCACAGGGCATCGCGGTCGGTATGACGGTCGGCAGCTGGACTGATCTCCCACTTGCCCGCCAGGAACTGCTCGCACCCTATCTTGGAAGTGTAGCGGATGTTCAGATTGAGCGCGAAGTAAATGGCATCCAGCAAGGAACAATTGCGATCAATTATCCGGCTGGCAACATTACAGCCGATATTCCGGCTCTGCTCACAACCGTGTTCGGCAAACTGTCGATGGATGGAAAAATCAAACTGCTCGATATTGAATTCCCACCTTCCCTGCTTGCTCAATTTCCTGGACCAAAATTCGGCATTACAGGCATCCGAGAGAAACTTGGTGTGTACGATCGTCCACTTCTGATGAGCATCTTTAAATCATGTCTCGGCCTACCGCTTGAAGACCTGGAAACACAGTTCGCCGCGCAAATTGAAGGTGGAGTGGATCTTGTCAAAGACGACGAAATCTTTTTTGTTGATGATCGCGCTCCGCTAAAAGAACGTCTGGCTGCTTATAACCGAATCATCGAACAGGCTGGACGCCCTGTGCTGTACGCAGCCAATCTGACTGGTCCAGTACATGAAATTGTTGACCGTGCCAAATATGCGATTGAGAACGGAGCAAACTGCCTGCTGCTGAATGTGCTGCCATATGGCTTCGAAATTTTGCATCGTCTTGCTGCTGACCCGGATATTACCGTGCCGCTGATGGCGCATCCATCACTTGCAGGTGCTTTCTATCAAGCAGCGGACTACGGCATCGCCTCTCCGCTCCTGCTTGGTAAGCTAAACCGTCTTGCAGGTGCAGACTTCATTCTATATCCATCTCCGTATGGCTCGGTAGCACTCGAACGTGAAGAAGCACTGGCTATCGCTGACCACGCCCGGACTAAACAAAGCGCAGGTGCTCCGGCCTTCCCGGTTCCATCTGCTGGCATTCACCCGGGTCTTGTGCCGCAACTATATGAAGATTTCGGCACAGATGTCATCATTAATGCAGGCGGCGGTGTACATGGTCATCCGAATGGAGCGGCTGACGGTGGTCGAGCGTTCCGTGCTGCCATCGACGCAGTCGTAAATGGGCAGACATTGCGAGAAGCAGCTGCAAATAACGCTCCGCTTGCAGTTGCGCTCGATAAGTGGGGTGGCGCATAA
- a CDS encoding 1,2-dihydroxy-3-keto-5-methylthiopentene dioxygenase, with the protein MAYITFRDTQEQIVKGHEVAQYLQTQDVIYENWGVERLTGELKENYTLTDEQKQQIIESFRPEIAELSARRGYQTEDIIVLSDATPNLDALLDKFKAEHHHTDDEVRFCVDGHGIFTLKATDGRYFDVVMEPGDLISVPAYARHWFTLCDDRKIKCIRIFVTPAGWEAIYEEPSTQA; encoded by the coding sequence ATGGCATACATTACATTCCGTGATACACAGGAGCAAATCGTAAAAGGACACGAAGTTGCTCAGTATCTGCAAACACAAGATGTTATTTATGAAAATTGGGGTGTGGAGCGTCTAACTGGTGAACTGAAAGAAAACTACACGCTCACTGATGAACAAAAACAACAAATCATCGAATCATTCCGCCCAGAAATCGCTGAACTGAGCGCACGCCGTGGCTATCAAACCGAAGACATTATCGTGCTTTCTGATGCTACTCCGAACCTTGATGCCCTCCTCGATAAATTTAAAGCCGAGCATCATCATACAGACGACGAAGTACGCTTCTGCGTGGATGGGCACGGCATCTTTACACTGAAAGCTACGGATGGTCGCTACTTCGATGTTGTCATGGAGCCAGGCGATCTGATTTCGGTTCCAGCCTATGCACGTCACTGGTTCACGCTATGCGACGACCGTAAAATCAAATGTATCCGAATTTTCGTTACACCAGCAGGCTGGGAAGCGATCTATGAGGAGCCGAGCACTCAAGCATAA